TTACTAACCTGTTTCTGTTTTAAAATAGTATTTATTAATGATTTTGTTCCTTTTTTTGAAAACTCAATATCTTTATTAATACTACCAAAAGTCAAATACTTAGGAAAATCATATTGCCAATAACCTTTGCTTTTACAAATTGTTATTTGATTGTATTCGCTTTTCTTTGGTCCACTAAAAACACCATAACCAGTAACTGATTTCTTTTTATTAGTTACAACATTATCTTTCTCATAAATTAAAGAAACATCAATCTTTTTTCCATCGTTATGACTCAAATGTGGCAACAAAGGAAAACCATCAAAAAAAGGAAAGTTAGCATCTAGATATACCAATTTAATCCCTTTATGTTTCTTGCTTAACTCTTTACTCACTCTATCTAACACAAAATTTAATTCTGGCACGACATAATTCCGATTAGCAAGAACATACACGAAAGAATTGGGTTGAATTAATTCGGAATTTTTAATCTTTTCCCTTCCAAAAAAGGGAGACAAATAAGGTAAAATCAAAAAGGAAAAGATACTATAGTTGATTAAAAAAATAGTTATTTTAATTTTTCTATTCTTCTTTCTGAAAAATACAATAGTTAACAAATATATAAAACCTCCTACTTGAGTCGTTATAGTCAAAACCAGAATGATTAAAACATGTAGTAGCATTTTAAATATTCGTTTTATCATAGTGTTTATTTTAAAATTACCAACTTCCACTAGCACCGCCACCACCAGAACTTCCACCTCCTCCTGAAAAACTACTGCTAGAAGAAGAACTTCTTGAACTGTAAGAGGAGCTTCTACGATAAGAAGAACTTCCTCCACTAGAAATATTCGTAGAGAATACCACTTTTGATGCAAAAAATGAAAAACTAAACTTTTGTTTTTTAAGAACGTGTCTGTATGCAATAATAAAAGTCGTTAATAAAAATAACCCAAAACAAAATATAAAGAAGTACAAAATATAGATCGGTTTAAAGTCTGCTAACAACTCATTGAGATTTTCTTTTAAAACAGTTTGTATAAAAATGACTATGGCTCCTAAAATTGGTGCTAGCGTAAAAGTGAAGCCACCAAAGAAAAACATGAGTATAGTAGGTAAATAAAAAGGAAAAGTAAATACACCTATGTTTCCAGTAAACAAACCTTTAAATATCATTATTGATCTTCTTGAAGCCTCTTTTAATATGACCATAACACCTAACCATACAAAAATTGATATGAAGCCTAAAAATAGTAGCGGAAAGAAAATCAGTATGATTATTTTAATAAAAAATGCTACTAGCATTATACTTAAACCAAAGAAAATTAAAAATCGTTTCGGATTGTTCTTATACAACTCGCGTATGCTAATTTTTCTATCTTTTCGTATAGTTCGATTCAAAATTAATACGATTAGAAACAAAAAAATTGGACCTATAAAAAGAGCGCTATAAATTCTCGTAAAAATAGATGTTGTATCATCTTCTTTACTCGAAATAGGTGTATTAAATTCATTTAAATACTCTGGATTATTAATCAGTTCGATGATCTTATAAACTCCTTTACTTATTCCTTTAAAGTATTTTTCTTCTTTAAAATTTGGTATAAATATTTCTCGTATAATTCTTGAAGCTACAGCATCTGTTATAATGGACTCTAAACCGTAACCTACTTCAATCCTAACTTTTTTATCTGCTTTTGAAAACAAGATAAGTAGACCATTATCTACTCCTTTTTGACCTAATTTATTTTTATTAAAAACATGTAGTGTAAAATCATCAATACTTTCTCCATTTAGTTCTTCTATAGTAAGAACTACGATTTGATGTGTTGTTTGAGATTCAAAAGATGTTAGCTGTTCTTTTAACCTTTCTGTTTGCTCGTTAGTAAAAATTTTAGCGTTGTCTGTAACTATTTCCTTTAAAATAGGGATTTCACTTTGAGCAACAATAATGAAATTAAAACATAACAAGAATATAAAATGACAAATGAGATGTAGCTTAAACCTCTTCATTATACTATCATTTTTTTCTTATTCATAACCAATAGTTGAATATCCCTAACAATTAATTTTAACTATAATCTTCTTTAAATAATCTTTTTTTCGTCTCTATAAATCGCTCTAAAAAAAGTTCTTTTTGCTTCTCACCCTTCACTCTAAAACTCATTAATAATCCTATGCCTAGAGCAAAAAAAAGAATTATTGGAAACCAATTACTTTGAATAGCAAAAACAACAATTGCAACTAAAAGACATACAAGAAAAATTCTAAAACTATAATTCGTAGGGAACACGTAATCGTGTTTAAGATGAAACAGATTATCTTCCTTTAAAACTCCTATTATTCTAATATTATTAGATTTTGCTGCTCTTTGAAATTCAAAACTTGTTGGGCTTATCATTCCTTTGTAGTGTTCTTCTAAAATTATTTGATTCAGAATTTTGAAGAGTTTTTCATTATTTTCTAATTTCATACCAACAATTATTACTCATTGAGATTTTTCTTCCATTGTAATGTCTCCATCATTTTGACCATATCTTTTTTAATATAATCTACGGCCGGTAAAACGCTATCAAAATTAGGTTTAGAATAGAAGAATAACGACGCTTTTAAAAAATGTTGTACACTATCGGTAACATGAAATTGTACTTGCGAAGCTGCATTTCCATAAATAAAATACATTTTCCCGTATACTTTTTCTTCTGGATTAATATAATCTTCTGTATTCGAAATATTATCTGCCTTTACGGTATGCTCAAAAACTAATTTTTCAGCTTCAATTAAAAGCTCTTTAAGATTATTGTTTACTGGTCTATAAGTAATATCTACAGAAGCTTTTAAATCTGGATATCTAATCTTTAACCAATTTTTAGGAAGTGATTTTACACTTGCAACTGTAGAGACTTCGAAAGAATAAGGTCTTTCTATTGTAATTCTTTGGTAGTTGGGCTTTGCATATTTCAGGCTCAAATATGCTTTTGGTTTTGGTAATGTTTCTCCTCCGCAACTCATTAAAATCATCAATAAAAAACCATATAAACACCTATACATTTCTTGTTACTTTTACTTGTTTTATTCTTTTTCTATCTATAGCCTCTATAGTAAACGTATAATTCTTAAAGTTTATTTTTTCTCCTTTTCTAGGAAACTTCCCAGAAACTTCTAAAATAAAACCTGCAAGAGTTTCACTTTCTCCTTTATCATCTTCGAAAATATCTTCATCTTCATCTAAAACTCTACACAAATCTCTAACAGTTACTTTTCCTTCGAAAATAAAATTATTTGAATCTAATTTAGAATAAGTTAAGTCATCATCATCAAACTCATCGTTAATATCTCCTACAATTTCTTCAATAACATCTTCTAAAGTAACAATTCCACTTGTTCCCCCATATTCATCAACTACTATGGCCAAGTGATTTTTTCTTTCTTGAAAATCTTTTAATAAATCATCTAGTTTTTTATTCTCAGGAACAAAAAAGGGCTTTCTTAATAGAGACAACCAATCAAATTTTTGCTTGTTCAAATGCGCTAATAAATCTTTTGCATATAAAATACCAACGATATTATCAATGTTCTCTTCGTATACAGGGTTTCTTGAGTATCCATTTTTCAAAATAGTACTTAAAACCTTA
This genomic stretch from Tenacibaculum jejuense harbors:
- the gldD gene encoding gliding motility lipoprotein GldD codes for the protein MYRCLYGFLLMILMSCGGETLPKPKAYLSLKYAKPNYQRITIERPYSFEVSTVASVKSLPKNWLKIRYPDLKASVDITYRPVNNNLKELLIEAEKLVFEHTVKADNISNTEDYINPEEKVYGKMYFIYGNAASQVQFHVTDSVQHFLKASLFFYSKPNFDSVLPAVDYIKKDMVKMMETLQWKKNLNE
- a CDS encoding TPM domain-containing protein, which translates into the protein MKRFKLHLICHFIFLLCFNFIIVAQSEIPILKEIVTDNAKIFTNEQTERLKEQLTSFESQTTHQIVVLTIEELNGESIDDFTLHVFNKNKLGQKGVDNGLLILFSKADKKVRIEVGYGLESIITDAVASRIIREIFIPNFKEEKYFKGISKGVYKIIELINNPEYLNEFNTPISSKEDDTTSIFTRIYSALFIGPIFLFLIVLILNRTIRKDRKISIRELYKNNPKRFLIFFGLSIMLVAFFIKIIILIFFPLLFLGFISIFVWLGVMVILKEASRRSIMIFKGLFTGNIGVFTFPFYLPTILMFFFGGFTFTLAPILGAIVIFIQTVLKENLNELLADFKPIYILYFFIFCFGLFLLTTFIIAYRHVLKKQKFSFSFFASKVVFSTNISSGGSSSYRRSSSYSSRSSSSSSSFSGGGGSSGGGGASGSW